A genomic region of Manihot esculenta cultivar AM560-2 chromosome 15, M.esculenta_v8, whole genome shotgun sequence contains the following coding sequences:
- the LOC110601138 gene encoding cytochrome P450 71D10: MELQFPSLILFFTSLLFLYTVLKLLGAFSSAKLPPGPRRLPIIGNLHQLKGAPHRSLKELAAKHGPIMHLRLGELRTIVLSSPECAKEILTTHDVIFAQRPKTMASQILSYNFLDIGFAPYGPYWRQLRRICKLELLSQSRVDSFRSIREEEVSNLVKEISSCRGSPIDLSKKLFEMTSGIAMSAAFGKHCKHKEEYISAAYRIIKQNTGFTLVNLFPSFKILGWISGARPKLEKMHGEKDKIVQKILDEHKEKREKRMKDGEQVEAEDDEEDQIDVLLKLREQGDLEFPLTDDTIKAILWDLVTAGSETSSATMEWAMSEMLRFPETMKEAQAEVRRVYGEKGSVDESNLHELQYLKAVVKETLRLHPPSPLLTPRESSEACQIHGYDIPAKSRVTINAWAIERDPKYWPEPEKFSPERFLNSCIDYKGMDFEYIPFGAGRRMCPGIYFAQANIELLLAKLLFHFDWELPEGMRKEDIDMSESFGLALSRKVGLVVIPIPWANN, translated from the exons ATGGAGCTTCAAttcccttctctgatcctcttctTCACCTCCCTCCTTTTCTTGTACACGGTCCTCAAATTATTAGGTGCTTTCTCGTCCGCAAAGCTACCGCCGGGACCGAGGAGACTTCCCATCATCGGAAACCTCCACCAGCTCAAAGGAGCACCCCATCGCTCCCTAAAAGAACTGGCTGCCAAGCATGGACCCATAATGCACCTCCGGCTTGGCGAGCTCAGAACCATAGTACTTTCTTCACCGGAGTGCGCAAAAGAAATCCTGACAACCCATGATGTAATCTTTGCCCAGAGACCCAAGACAATGGCTTCTCAGATCCTGTCTTACAATTTCTTGGACATTGGTTTTGCACCATATGGCCCCTATTGGAGGCAGTTGAGGAGAATCTGCAAGTTGGAGCTTTTAAGTCAAAGCCGAGTCGACTCATTCCGATCCATCAGGGAGGAGGAGGTGAGTAATCTCGTCAAAGAAATATCTTCATGCCGAGGATCGCCAATCGATCTTAGCAAGAAACTGTTCGAAATGACTTCTGGGATAGCCATGAGTGCAGCTTTTGGGAAACACTGCAAACACAAAGAAGAATACATTTCCGCTGCTTACAGGATCATAAAGCAGAACACAGGTTTTACTCTTGTCAATTTATTCCCTTCTTTCAAAATTCTTGGATGGATTTCAGGAGCCAGGCCCAAGCTTGAGAAGATGCATGGAGAGAAAGATAAGATAGTTCAGAAAATCCTTGATGAGCACAAAGAGAAGAGGGAGAAAAGGATGAAAGATGGTGAACAAGTAGAAGCAGAGGATGATGAGGAGGATCAAATTGATGTTCTTTTGAAGCTCCGAGAGCAAGGGGACCTTGAATTTCCCTTGACTGATGATACCATCAAAGCTATTCTCTGG GACTTGGTCACTGCGGGGTCTGAGACATCGTCTGCAACTATGGAATGGGCAATGTCTGAAATGCTGAGATTTCCAGAAACAATGAAAGAGGCACAAGCTGAGGTACGTCGTGTTTATGGTGAAAAGGGAAGTGTAGATGAATCAAATCTTCATGAATTACAATACTTAAAAGCAGTAGTGAAGGAAACCCTGAGGCTGCATCCTCCATCTCCTCTGCTAACGCCAAGGGAGTCCAGTGAGGCATGCCAAATTCATGGTTATGACATACCTGCCAAATCTAGAGTTACAATCAACGCATGGGCAATCGAAAGAGATCCAAAGTACTGGCCTGAACCTGAGAAATTTAGCCCAGAGAGATTCCTGAACAGTTGTATAGATTACAAGGGAATGGATTTTGAGTATATCCCATTTGGTGCTGGAAGGAGAATGTGTCCTGGAATATATTTTGCTCAAGCTAACATTGAGTTGCTACTTGCAAAATTGTTGTTCCATTTTGATTGGGAACTACCTGAGGGAATGAGGAAAGAAGATATAGACATGAGTGAATCGTTTGGTTTAGCTCTTAGTAGAAAAGTAGGTTTGGTTGTAATTCCCATTCCTTGGGCGAACAATTGA